The Anoxybacillus flavithermus genome has a segment encoding these proteins:
- a CDS encoding calcium/proton exchanger translates to MERIFFLLTVIGVPLSVAGSLLHWPATPMFIVYCITIIALASYMGRATESLAIVAGPRIGGLLNATFGNAVELIISIFALKAGLVGVVLASLTGSVLGNLLLVAGLSFFVGGLKYKRQSFNVYDARHNSGLLTFAILVAFVIPEVFSMTMNEQKTLSLSIGISIIMIVLYLAALYFKLVTHRGVYQHKEDVEEHEEPEWSKGKAMLILALATVAVAYVSESLVHTFEVVAHSFGWSELFIGVIIVAIVGNAAEHASAIIMAYKNKMNVAVEIAIGSTLQIAMFVAPVLVLVSLLFPTKMALVFTLPELVAMVTAVLLTIVLSNDGDTNWFEGATLLGAYMIMGIGFYLL, encoded by the coding sequence ATGGAACGCATCTTTTTTTTATTAACGGTCATCGGTGTTCCGCTTTCTGTTGCAGGAAGTTTACTACATTGGCCAGCAACACCGATGTTTATTGTTTACTGCATAACGATCATTGCGCTCGCCAGTTACATGGGACGAGCGACAGAAAGTTTGGCGATTGTGGCGGGACCACGCATCGGTGGACTGTTGAATGCAACGTTCGGTAATGCAGTAGAACTAATCATTTCGATTTTTGCACTAAAAGCCGGATTAGTTGGTGTCGTGTTGGCGTCGTTGACGGGTTCTGTGCTTGGCAACTTATTGCTTGTTGCAGGCTTATCGTTTTTTGTTGGCGGTTTAAAATATAAAAGGCAATCATTTAACGTATATGATGCCCGTCATAATTCAGGGTTACTTACGTTTGCCATTTTAGTTGCTTTCGTTATCCCAGAAGTATTTTCGATGACGATGAACGAACAAAAGACGCTGTCGTTAAGTATTGGTATTTCGATCATTATGATTGTTCTTTACTTAGCCGCGTTATATTTTAAGCTCGTTACGCATCGTGGTGTGTATCAACATAAAGAAGACGTGGAAGAACATGAAGAGCCGGAATGGTCAAAAGGAAAAGCGATGCTCATTTTAGCGCTCGCTACTGTCGCTGTTGCATACGTATCAGAAAGTTTAGTCCATACGTTTGAAGTCGTTGCTCATTCATTCGGTTGGAGCGAATTATTTATTGGTGTCATTATTGTCGCCATTGTTGGAAACGCAGCAGAACACGCTTCCGCCATTATTATGGCATATAAAAATAAGATGAACGTTGCTGTTGAAATCGCGATCGGCTCAACGCTTCAAATCGCGATGTTTGTTGCCCCTGTGTTAGTACTTGTATCGCTTTTGTTTCCAACGAAAATGGCGCTCGTTTTTACGCTCCCAGAGCTTGTGGCGATGGTGACGGCTGTATTGTTAACGATCGTGCTTTCCAACGACGGAGATACGAACTGGTTTGAAGGCGCCACGCTTCTTGGAGCTTATATGATTATGGGAATTGGATTTTATTTGTTGTAA
- a CDS encoding DNA-3-methyladenine glycosylase produces the protein MWQQRIEVEAPYDFSRVLERLAQDPLSAVDIEKQQLVMPFYINETPVAVSVRSIGTKQEPVFLVEANYPELKEAILSCLFRMFHWDRSLLPIHKHFLQTELRDIFLEHEGTPLVLESDLYFCLIKCIIHQQLHMKVAYKMTERFVKTFGQEIDGLWFYPRPEQIARLSYDELKALQFSGKKAEYMIDTSRLIVEGKLDLERLVDATDEEVMKTLLAIRGIGPWTVQNFLLFGLGRPNLFPKADIGLQRAVQKLLSLETKPSLAQMEALSKRWEPYLSYASLYLWRSIE, from the coding sequence ATGTGGCAACAACGAATCGAAGTGGAAGCTCCGTACGATTTTTCACGTGTGTTAGAGCGACTAGCGCAAGACCCGTTATCCGCCGTAGACATCGAAAAACAACAGCTAGTTATGCCTTTTTACATAAATGAAACTCCGGTTGCTGTTTCTGTCCGCAGTATCGGAACAAAACAAGAACCGGTTTTTCTTGTTGAAGCAAATTACCCGGAATTAAAAGAAGCGATATTATCATGTTTGTTTCGTATGTTTCATTGGGATCGCTCCCTTTTGCCGATTCATAAGCATTTTTTACAAACAGAATTGCGGGACATTTTTCTTGAACACGAAGGAACACCGCTTGTATTAGAATCGGATTTATATTTTTGCTTAATAAAATGTATCATTCACCAGCAGCTACATATGAAAGTGGCGTACAAAATGACGGAGCGCTTTGTGAAAACATTTGGACAGGAAATAGACGGGCTTTGGTTTTATCCGCGTCCAGAACAAATCGCGCGCTTATCGTATGACGAACTGAAAGCGTTACAGTTTAGCGGAAAAAAAGCGGAGTATATGATTGACACATCACGATTAATCGTCGAAGGAAAGTTAGATCTTGAGCGACTAGTAGACGCAACGGACGAAGAAGTGATGAAAACGCTCCTTGCGATTCGCGGCATCGGTCCATGGACGGTGCAAAATTTCTTATTATTTGGGTTAGGACGGCCGAACTTATTTCCGAAAGCGGATATCGGGTTACAACGAGCGGTGCAAAAACTGCTTTCATTAGAAACGAAGCCTTCGCTGGCGCAAATGGAGGCGTTAAGCAAGCGATGGGAGCCGTATTTAAGCTATGCATCGCTCTATTTATGGCGAAGTATTGAATAG
- a CDS encoding fumarate hydratase, producing MEKFQESMYKLIVETSTKLPKDVRRAILKAKLRENAGTRAAMSLATIVQNIQMADENVSPICQDTGLPTFKIKVPVGVNQVEMKEAIRRAIAQATKDGKLRPNSVDSLTGENSGDNLGIGLPVIKFEQWEKDYIDVRLILKGGGCENKNIQYSLPCELEGLGRAGRDLDGIRKCILHAVYQAQGQGCSAGFIGVGIGGDRSSGYDLAKEQLFRSVDDVNPNEDLRKLEEYIMEAANKLGIGTMGFGGETTLLGCKIGVMHRIPASFFVSVAYNCWAFRRLGVIIDPHTGDIQEWLYQEGDDVDFQQEETEVVGQAREVVLEAPITEEQIRSLKVGDVVRINGMIYTGRDAIHKHLMDHDAPVDLNGQIIYHCGPVMLKDEHGKWHVKAAGPTTSIREEPYQGEIMKKFGIRAVIGKGGMGSKTLAALKEHGGVYLNAIGGAAQYYADCIQSVEGVDFLEFGIPEAMWHLRVKDFTAVVTMDSHGNSLHEDVEKSSLEKLAQFKERVF from the coding sequence ATGGAAAAATTTCAAGAAAGTATGTACAAGCTGATCGTTGAAACGTCAACGAAATTGCCGAAAGATGTGCGACGTGCCATTTTAAAAGCAAAGCTACGCGAAAACGCAGGAACGAGAGCTGCGATGTCACTTGCGACGATCGTGCAAAACATTCAAATGGCAGATGAAAATGTATCGCCGATTTGTCAAGATACCGGATTGCCGACATTTAAAATTAAAGTGCCTGTAGGAGTTAACCAAGTTGAGATGAAAGAGGCGATTCGTCGAGCGATCGCTCAAGCAACGAAAGACGGGAAATTGCGTCCAAACTCCGTTGATTCGCTAACAGGCGAAAATAGCGGTGATAATTTAGGGATCGGGCTACCTGTCATCAAATTCGAGCAATGGGAAAAAGATTACATTGATGTTCGCTTAATTTTAAAAGGTGGCGGCTGTGAAAATAAAAACATTCAATATAGCTTACCGTGTGAGTTAGAAGGGCTCGGTCGTGCCGGTCGTGACTTAGATGGCATTCGTAAATGTATTTTACATGCGGTATATCAAGCGCAAGGGCAAGGCTGTAGCGCAGGATTCATTGGCGTTGGCATTGGCGGTGATCGTTCCTCTGGATACGACTTAGCAAAGGAACAGTTATTCCGTTCTGTTGACGATGTGAACCCGAATGAAGACTTGCGCAAATTAGAAGAATATATCATGGAAGCTGCCAATAAACTCGGCATCGGTACGATGGGATTTGGTGGGGAAACGACGCTACTTGGCTGTAAAATCGGCGTGATGCATCGTATCCCTGCAAGCTTTTTCGTTTCCGTTGCGTATAACTGTTGGGCGTTTCGTCGCCTAGGCGTTATCATTGATCCGCATACGGGCGATATTCAAGAATGGCTTTATCAAGAGGGAGACGATGTTGACTTCCAACAAGAAGAAACGGAAGTTGTGGGCCAAGCACGTGAAGTGGTGCTTGAAGCGCCAATTACAGAAGAACAAATTCGCTCATTAAAAGTCGGCGATGTCGTTCGCATTAACGGCATGATTTATACAGGTCGCGATGCGATTCATAAACATTTAATGGACCATGATGCCCCAGTTGATTTAAACGGTCAAATCATTTATCACTGTGGACCGGTTATGTTAAAAGATGAACATGGTAAATGGCACGTGAAAGCAGCGGGTCCGACGACAAGTATTCGTGAAGAACCGTATCAAGGGGAAATTATGAAAAAATTTGGTATTCGTGCAGTCATCGGAAAAGGTGGCATGGGGTCGAAAACGTTGGCGGCGTTAAAAGAACATGGGGGCGTGTACTTAAATGCTATTGGTGGCGCAGCGCAATATTACGCGGACTGTATCCAATCCGTTGAAGGCGTCGACTTTTTAGAATTTGGTATTCCAGAAGCGATGTGGCATTTGCGTGTAAAAGACTTTACCGCCGTCGTCACGATGGATTCGCACGGAAACAGCTTGCACGAAGATGTCGAAAAATCATCGCTTGAAAAATTAGCCCAATTTAAAGAACGTGTATTTTAA
- a CDS encoding protein tyrosine phosphatase encodes MIRVLFVCLGNICRSPMAEAVFRHLVKQEGLDHVIAVDSAGTGNWHVGKPPHHGTQRILTEKQIDFTGLKARQISKEDFHTFDYIIGMDSDNIAHLRRLVGDHSRAVIARFMDFVPNRRVDDVPDPYFTGNFEEVYELVEEGCKHILEHIKRDHSL; translated from the coding sequence ATGATTCGCGTGTTATTCGTTTGTTTAGGAAATATTTGTCGTTCCCCGATGGCAGAAGCTGTATTTCGTCACCTTGTAAAACAAGAGGGGCTCGATCATGTCATTGCGGTTGATTCAGCAGGAACGGGCAATTGGCATGTGGGGAAACCACCACATCACGGGACTCAGCGTATTTTAACGGAAAAACAAATTGACTTTACAGGGTTAAAAGCACGTCAAATTTCAAAAGAAGATTTTCATACATTCGATTATATTATCGGAATGGATAGCGATAATATCGCTCATCTTCGTCGCCTTGTAGGAGATCATTCTCGCGCTGTTATTGCTCGTTTTATGGATTTTGTGCCAAACCGTCGCGTAGACGATGTCCCTGATCCGTACTTTACAGGAAATTTTGAAGAAGTGTACGAATTAGTCGAAGAAGGATGTAAACATATATTAGAGCATATTAAACGAGATCACTCGTTGTAA
- a CDS encoding glycine/betaine ABC transporter substrate-binding protein: MGKGKWIALAGIALLLANNKTRQVIKETCREWMDSVEQVKETVHQTRQHVDEMMNDLQFIVNKLSEVKETTPQVMEWIGELIRKRST, translated from the coding sequence ATGGGAAAGGGGAAATGGATTGCATTAGCAGGGATAGCTTTGTTGCTAGCGAATAACAAAACAAGACAAGTCATTAAAGAAACGTGTCGTGAGTGGATGGATAGCGTAGAACAAGTAAAGGAGACCGTTCATCAAACGAGACAACATGTAGACGAGATGATGAATGATTTGCAGTTTATTGTGAATAAACTAAGTGAAGTGAAAGAAACAACACCGCAAGTGATGGAGTGGATTGGAGAGCTAATTCGCAAACGCTCTACATAA
- a CDS encoding 23S rRNA (uracil(1939)-C(5))-methyltransferase RlmD, whose protein sequence is MLQQGQQFPLTIKRLGINGEGVGYFKKQVVFVPGALPGEEVVVQATNVYPTYAEGKMVRIRKRSPYRVKPLCPVYERCGGCQLQHLDYNAQLEAKRDIVAQALERHSRLNIEALDIRPTIGMDDPWHYRNKSQFQVGVKKGRVIAGLYSMNSHELIDIDRCLIQHDATNRVTTVVKTILQDLRIPIYHERKKAGVVRTIVARIGFFTGDVQLVIVTATKELPRKELFVAEVKRRLPEVKSIAQNINGQKTSLIFGDETIVLAGEPYIQEVLGDFSFELSARAFFQLNPIQTIKLYDEVKKAAALTKNERVVDAYCGVGTIGLWLAREAKEVRGMDTIPEAIDDARQNAERHGFTNVMYAVGKAEELLPKWVKEGWKPDVIVVDPPRTGCDHALLKTILQVKPKTVVYVSCNPSSLARDIDTLTKQYRVEYIQPFDLFPHTAHVESVAKLVRK, encoded by the coding sequence ATGTTACAACAAGGACAGCAATTTCCATTGACCATTAAACGATTAGGCATTAACGGAGAAGGAGTCGGCTATTTTAAAAAGCAAGTCGTGTTCGTTCCGGGAGCGCTTCCGGGGGAAGAAGTCGTCGTTCAGGCGACGAATGTGTATCCGACGTATGCGGAAGGAAAAATGGTGCGCATTCGCAAACGTTCGCCATATCGCGTCAAACCGCTTTGTCCTGTATATGAACGGTGCGGCGGTTGTCAACTGCAGCATTTAGACTACAACGCGCAGCTTGAAGCAAAGCGCGATATTGTCGCTCAAGCGCTTGAACGCCATAGCCGACTAAATATTGAAGCGCTCGATATTCGTCCGACGATTGGGATGGATGACCCGTGGCATTATCGCAACAAAAGTCAATTTCAAGTCGGAGTGAAAAAAGGGCGCGTCATCGCCGGGCTTTACAGCATGAACTCGCACGAACTCATTGACATTGACCGCTGCCTCATCCAACATGACGCCACGAACCGCGTCACAACGGTCGTGAAAACAATTTTACAAGATTTGCGCATACCGATTTATCACGAACGGAAAAAAGCAGGTGTCGTGCGCACGATTGTCGCTCGCATCGGATTTTTTACAGGTGATGTACAATTAGTCATTGTGACAGCGACGAAAGAACTACCGCGTAAAGAGCTGTTTGTAGCGGAAGTGAAACGCCGTTTGCCAGAAGTGAAATCGATCGCGCAAAACATAAACGGGCAAAAAACGTCGCTTATTTTTGGCGACGAAACGATCGTTCTTGCAGGCGAACCGTACATTCAAGAAGTGCTTGGCGATTTCTCGTTTGAACTATCTGCCCGCGCTTTTTTCCAGCTTAACCCGATTCAAACGATCAAGCTGTATGATGAAGTGAAAAAGGCAGCCGCACTCACGAAAAACGAACGTGTCGTCGATGCGTATTGCGGCGTCGGCACGATCGGGCTTTGGCTTGCCCGTGAGGCGAAAGAAGTGCGCGGCATGGACACGATTCCAGAAGCGATTGACGATGCACGCCAAAATGCGGAACGCCACGGCTTCACCAACGTCATGTATGCGGTCGGAAAGGCGGAGGAGCTATTGCCGAAATGGGTGAAAGAAGGGTGGAAGCCCGACGTCATTGTCGTCGACCCACCGCGAACAGGTTGCGACCATGCTTTACTAAAAACGATATTACAAGTGAAACCAAAAACGGTCGTGTACGTTTCCTGTAACCCATCCAGCCTCGCCCGCGACATCGACACACTCACGAAACAATATCGCGTCGAATACATCCAACCGTTCGATCTTTTTCCACATACGGCGCATGTGGAAAGTGTCGCGAAGTTGGTGAGGAAGTAG
- a CDS encoding radical SAM/CxCxxxxC motif protein YfkAB — translation MGTLLRQAITPTFDPWEAYMDVEQYGSMQLTNIEFTTTTLCNMRCEHCAVGYTLRTKDPEALPLDLLLRRLDEIPHLRSLSITGGEPMLSMKSVEQYVVPLLKYAHERGVRTQINSNLTLDLERYEKIIPYLDVLHISHNWGTIDDFIEGGFAMMEKKPTVAQRERYFIRMIENARAISKTGVIVSAETMLNKRTRPHLATIHRQIVNEMGCRRHEVHPMYPSDFASSLETLTLDELRETIHHLLDIRDENVWMLFGTLPFYPCSDNEQDLALLKRLYASKNVTVRNDPDGRSRLNVNIFTGDIIVTDFGDEPTLGNIQTDSLLSAYDKWMASHLAKSLNCHCPAVKCLGPNVLVKNRYYPDVDFTTRKAKIER, via the coding sequence ATGGGAACATTATTGCGTCAAGCGATTACTCCTACGTTTGATCCATGGGAAGCATATATGGATGTCGAACAGTATGGCAGCATGCAGTTGACAAATATCGAGTTTACGACAACGACGCTCTGTAATATGCGTTGTGAGCATTGTGCAGTCGGTTACACGTTGCGTACGAAAGATCCTGAGGCGTTGCCGCTTGATCTTCTTCTTCGCCGTCTCGATGAAATTCCGCACTTGCGCTCGCTAAGCATTACAGGCGGTGAACCAATGCTTTCGATGAAATCTGTTGAGCAATACGTCGTGCCGCTGTTAAAATACGCACATGAGCGGGGGGTGCGCACACAAATCAACTCGAACTTAACGCTCGATTTAGAACGGTACGAAAAAATTATCCCTTACTTAGATGTTTTGCATATTTCGCATAACTGGGGCACGATCGATGATTTTATCGAAGGCGGTTTTGCGATGATGGAGAAAAAGCCAACCGTCGCACAGCGTGAACGTTATTTTATACGCATGATCGAAAATGCGCGTGCCATTTCGAAAACGGGCGTCATCGTATCCGCGGAAACGATGTTAAATAAACGGACGCGCCCACACTTAGCAACGATCCATCGCCAAATTGTAAACGAAATGGGTTGTAGACGCCACGAAGTACATCCGATGTATCCGAGCGACTTCGCTAGTAGCCTAGAAACATTAACATTAGATGAACTGCGTGAAACGATCCATCATTTGCTTGATATACGGGATGAAAATGTTTGGATGTTATTCGGTACGTTACCATTTTATCCATGTAGTGACAACGAACAAGATTTAGCTCTCTTAAAACGTTTATATGCAAGTAAAAATGTTACAGTACGAAACGATCCAGATGGACGTTCACGGTTAAACGTCAACATCTTTACAGGTGACATCATTGTGACTGATTTCGGTGATGAACCGACGCTCGGAAACATTCAAACCGACTCGCTTCTTTCTGCTTATGACAAATGGATGGCATCTCATTTAGCAAAATCATTAAATTGCCACTGCCCTGCGGTGAAATGTTTAGGACCGAATGTGCTCGTGAAAAACCGTTATTACCCAGACGTTGATTTTACAACGCGAAAAGCAAAAATTGAACGATAA
- a CDS encoding DNA mismatch repair protein MutT: MKKTVRVVGAVIFDNQNRVLCALRSHTMTLPNLWEFPGGKIEEGEKEEETLVREIYEELGCTIDVHEKIEEVHYEYPQVIVHLLTYKATIIEGEPQAKEHAELRWVPLRDLKSLEWAPADIPTVDALLANQVNI; encoded by the coding sequence ATGAAAAAAACGGTTCGTGTCGTAGGGGCAGTGATATTTGATAACCAAAATCGTGTGTTGTGCGCGCTCCGATCGCATACGATGACACTTCCTAATCTTTGGGAATTTCCGGGTGGGAAAATTGAAGAAGGGGAAAAAGAAGAAGAAACGTTAGTAAGAGAAATTTATGAGGAATTAGGATGTACGATTGACGTACATGAAAAAATTGAAGAAGTGCATTATGAATACCCTCAAGTCATTGTCCATTTACTCACATATAAAGCGACAATTATTGAGGGAGAACCGCAAGCGAAAGAACATGCTGAATTAAGATGGGTGCCGCTTCGAGATTTAAAATCTCTTGAATGGGCACCCGCTGATATTCCGACTGTAGATGCTTTATTAGCGAATCAAGTCAATATATAA
- a CDS encoding delta-lactam-biosynthetic de-N-acetylase, which translates to MLLFFFLCFPLSQVDAMSWGFKRSENHLPPSAGKQLDELLAKYDAFYLGDPAKKYIYLTFDNGYENGYTAQILDVLKQKKVPATFFVTGHYLQSAPDLVKRMVNEGHIVGNHSWHHPDLTTVGDEKLREELEMVRKKTELLTGQKHMRYLRPPRGIFDERTLAAARELGYYHVFWSLAFVDWHVHDQKGWLYAYNNVMKQIHPGAIILLHTVSKDNADALAKIIDDLRKEGYVFKSLDDLILQKMNVPTWLFSL; encoded by the coding sequence ATGTTGCTTTTTTTCTTTTTATGTTTTCCGCTTAGTCAAGTTGATGCGATGTCATGGGGATTTAAGCGAAGTGAAAATCATCTTCCCCCTTCTGCTGGAAAACAACTGGACGAATTACTTGCCAAATACGATGCATTTTATTTAGGCGACCCGGCAAAAAAATATATTTATTTAACATTTGATAACGGATACGAAAACGGCTACACCGCACAAATTTTAGACGTACTCAAACAAAAAAAAGTTCCAGCGACGTTTTTTGTGACAGGACATTATTTACAATCGGCCCCTGATTTAGTGAAACGGATGGTGAACGAAGGGCATATTGTCGGCAATCACTCATGGCATCACCCTGATTTAACGACCGTTGGCGATGAAAAGTTACGTGAGGAGCTTGAAATGGTCAGAAAAAAAACAGAGCTGCTGACGGGGCAAAAGCATATGCGCTACCTTCGTCCACCGCGCGGTATTTTTGACGAACGGACGCTTGCAGCTGCACGTGAGCTTGGCTATTATCACGTTTTTTGGTCATTGGCTTTTGTTGATTGGCACGTGCACGATCAAAAAGGTTGGTTGTATGCCTACAATAACGTCATGAAACAAATTCATCCTGGTGCGATTATATTGTTGCATACGGTATCAAAAGATAATGCGGATGCGCTTGCGAAAATTATTGACGATTTGCGAAAAGAAGGATATGTTTTTAAAAGCTTAGATGATTTGATCTTGCAAAAAATGAACGTCCCTACTTGGCTTTTTTCCCTTTGA
- a CDS encoding MFS transporter codes for MRQRHFFILVSIVMISGLSQGLLLPLISVIFEQSGIRSSLSGMHATAMYIGVLIVSPFLERPLRRYGFKRLMMLGGAIVIASLAMFPISSSLSFWFMLRLLIGIGDHILHFGSQTWITYASPIHRRGRNISLYGLSFGVGFMIGPLLVPLVYVHEALPFIVSSFLSLCGWMLLFFLPHTYPQATEAEKIGGLRFVRAWKQAWPALFLPFGYGFLEASLHSMFPVYALRNGLHVETVAIMLPAFALGGIAFQLPLGTLSDRFSRKTIIVVSLTIGAICFMIAQLFSSPVLLTMCFFIAGMFVGSLFSLGMAYMTDLLPKSLLPVGNILCGMLYSIGSICGPAIGGIVLQQQERLFFFSVSSLLFLLLLAQRPFTKFSKYFSKKQEKNIDAF; via the coding sequence ATGCGACAACGTCACTTTTTCATTTTAGTTAGCATTGTCATGATTTCAGGTCTGTCCCAAGGACTGTTGTTACCGCTCATTTCTGTCATCTTTGAACAGAGCGGCATTCGTTCTTCGTTGAGCGGCATGCATGCGACAGCGATGTATATCGGCGTCCTAATCGTCTCTCCGTTTTTAGAACGCCCACTTCGTCGTTACGGCTTTAAACGTCTTATGATGCTCGGTGGAGCGATCGTTATTGCTTCTTTAGCGATGTTTCCGATTTCATCATCACTATCTTTTTGGTTTATGCTTCGTTTGTTAATCGGAATTGGCGACCATATCCTTCATTTCGGTTCACAAACATGGATTACATACGCTTCTCCCATTCATCGACGCGGTCGTAATATTTCGTTGTATGGTTTATCGTTTGGTGTTGGTTTTATGATCGGTCCGCTTCTCGTTCCGCTCGTTTACGTACACGAAGCGTTACCGTTTATCGTTTCGTCATTCCTTAGCTTATGTGGATGGATGTTATTATTTTTCCTACCACATACGTACCCACAAGCGACGGAAGCCGAGAAAATTGGGGGCCTGCGTTTTGTTCGTGCGTGGAAACAAGCATGGCCAGCTTTGTTTTTGCCGTTTGGTTACGGCTTTTTAGAAGCATCACTCCATAGCATGTTTCCTGTGTATGCGTTACGAAACGGCTTACACGTGGAGACGGTCGCGATAATGCTTCCTGCGTTTGCGCTTGGGGGAATCGCTTTTCAACTTCCACTTGGAACGTTAAGTGACCGCTTTTCACGCAAAACGATTATTGTTGTTTCGTTAACCATCGGCGCCATTTGTTTTATGATTGCGCAATTGTTCTCTTCTCCTGTACTACTAACGATGTGTTTTTTCATTGCTGGTATGTTTGTTGGTTCACTTTTTTCACTCGGCATGGCGTATATGACCGATTTGTTGCCAAAATCGCTTCTTCCTGTCGGCAACATTTTATGCGGGATGTTATATAGCATCGGCAGCATATGTGGACCTGCGATTGGTGGCATTGTATTACAACAGCAAGAAAGGCTATTTTTCTTTAGCGTGAGTTCGCTACTGTTTCTTTTATTACTTGCCCAGCGCCCGTTCACAAAATTTTCAAAATATTTTTCGAAAAAACAAGAAAAAAATATTGACGCTTTTTAA
- a CDS encoding ribonuclease — MIISFSVVRELMKRFDEDEIFDLSAELAYFFLLSLFPFLLFLLTFLSYLPIPHEDVIAFFSQYAPSETAHLIETNVKQLMESQSGKWLSFSVLATVWAASNGMSAIIRALNRAYDVKETRSFFVARGVSILLTFAMIFVIIVALIFPVFGKMIGTFLFSAFGLSDVFLHVWETIRWFVSFVILFFVFSVLYVFAPSKYVRFRDVWSGALFATVGWMIVSLAFSSYVNQFGNYSAMYGSLGGIIALMVWFYLSGMMIVLGGELNAIFCCKREGHMRIR, encoded by the coding sequence ATGATTATTAGCTTTTCTGTTGTTCGTGAGCTAATGAAGCGGTTTGATGAAGATGAAATTTTTGATCTATCTGCAGAATTAGCCTATTTCTTTTTGCTTTCCTTATTTCCGTTTTTACTGTTTTTGTTGACGTTTTTGTCGTATTTGCCGATTCCGCATGAAGATGTCATTGCCTTTTTCAGTCAATATGCTCCGAGCGAAACGGCACACTTAATTGAGACAAACGTGAAACAGTTGATGGAATCACAAAGCGGAAAATGGCTATCCTTTAGCGTCCTTGCGACCGTATGGGCGGCATCAAACGGCATGTCAGCCATTATTCGCGCTTTAAATCGTGCGTATGATGTGAAAGAAACGCGTTCTTTTTTCGTCGCACGTGGCGTTTCAATTTTGCTTACATTTGCGATGATTTTCGTCATTATTGTGGCACTCATTTTCCCTGTATTCGGCAAAATGATCGGTACATTTCTTTTTTCAGCGTTTGGTCTTTCCGATGTGTTTTTACACGTATGGGAAACGATTCGTTGGTTTGTTAGTTTCGTCATTTTATTTTTCGTTTTTTCTGTGCTATACGTTTTTGCACCGAGCAAATATGTTCGGTTTCGTGACGTCTGGAGCGGGGCGTTATTTGCGACTGTAGGTTGGATGATCGTCTCGCTTGCTTTTTCGTCCTATGTAAATCAATTCGGTAACTATTCTGCGATGTATGGCAGCTTAGGCGGAATTATCGCGTTAATGGTTTGGTTTTATTTATCTGGCATGATGATTGTATTAGGTGGGGAGCTAAACGCTATTTTTTGTTGTAAACGAGAAGGACATATGCGCATACGGTAG
- a CDS encoding transporter, which translates to MSREERKNMIEFITKLRGFNQEQLVYMTDAEIEHIYNQTYYHYEEIAE; encoded by the coding sequence ATGAGCAGAGAAGAAAGAAAAAATATGATTGAGTTTATTACAAAGTTACGGGGCTTTAATCAAGAACAACTCGTTTATATGACTGATGCAGAAATTGAGCATATTTACAACCAAACATACTATCATTACGAAGAAATCGCAGAATAA